In Gemmatimonadetes bacterium T265, one DNA window encodes the following:
- the rnz gene encoding ribonuclease Z — protein sequence MEHPTRGRRRIPGATAVVVGSVLAVSASAARDTPRHPAPPNGRAADGTTVLLLGTGMPRPDPQASGPATAVLVGARVFLFDAGPGVMRQIAAAGLPLQGVTALFVTHLHSDHTLGYPDLIFTSWVMGRRRALEAYGPRGLAPMTAHLLAAWREDEAVRSEGLEHEPPEGYAVHVHAVQPGVVYDSGGVRVTAIPVLHGSWKEAYGYRVDTPTRSVVISGDTRPAAALQRAAAGVDVLVHEVYPGARLAAETRPGAGGWPRYMRAFHTSDVELGTFAAAARPRLLVLTHLIRMGADDEELLRGVRAGGFAGRVVVGHDLDRY from the coding sequence ATGGAGCACCCCACGCGCGGGCGGCGCCGCATCCCCGGCGCGACGGCGGTGGTCGTCGGGTCCGTGCTCGCCGTCTCGGCGAGTGCCGCGCGAGACACGCCGCGTCACCCCGCCCCGCCTAACGGACGCGCCGCCGACGGCACCACGGTCCTCCTGCTCGGCACCGGGATGCCGCGCCCGGACCCGCAGGCGTCGGGGCCCGCTACGGCCGTGCTCGTCGGCGCCCGCGTCTTCCTCTTCGACGCCGGCCCGGGCGTCATGCGCCAGATCGCGGCCGCCGGGCTGCCGCTCCAGGGCGTCACGGCGCTCTTCGTGACGCACCTGCACAGCGACCACACCCTCGGCTACCCGGACCTGATCTTCACCTCCTGGGTGATGGGCAGGCGCCGCGCGCTCGAGGCCTACGGCCCGCGCGGGCTCGCGCCGATGACCGCCCACCTCCTCGCCGCCTGGCGGGAGGACGAGGCGGTGCGGAGCGAGGGCCTCGAGCACGAGCCGCCGGAAGGCTACGCCGTCCACGTCCACGCCGTCCAGCCGGGCGTCGTGTACGACAGCGGCGGCGTCCGCGTCACGGCGATCCCGGTGCTGCACGGCAGCTGGAAGGAGGCCTACGGCTACCGCGTCGACACGCCGACGCGCTCGGTCGTCATCTCGGGCGACACGCGCCCCGCCGCGGCGCTGCAGCGCGCGGCCGCGGGCGTGGACGTGCTGGTCCACGAGGTCTACCCGGGCGCACGACTCGCGGCGGAGACGCGCCCCGGCGCCGGCGGCTGGCCGCGCTACATGCGCGCGTTCCACACCTCGGACGTGGAGTTAGGCACGTTCGCCGCCGCCGCGCGCCCGCGCCTGCTCGTCCTCACGCACCTCATCCGCATGGGCGCCGACGACGAGGAGCTGCTCCGCGGCGTGCGCGCCGGCGGGTTCGCCGGGCGGGTCGTCGTCGGCCACGACCTCGACCGCTACTGA
- a CDS encoding Zn-dependent hydrolase produces the protein MRRRDFVRTLGWTGGVLAGGALALGRAARADAPPLRIDAARLDGWLAAMGAFGRNAEGGVSRTAYSDADRAGRQYVRQLMTAAGLDVRGDAAGNILGRRAGRENGLPPILFGSHVDSVPAGGNYDGPLGTLAAVEVARTLGDRGVVTRHPLEVVAWQNEEGGLVGSRIASGEFPARELDRVAASGKAIRDGITFLGGDPAALASAQRRRGDVAAYLELHVEQGDTLERARVDIGVVEGIVGIWQWTVTVDGFANHAGTTPMDRRQDALLSAARFIEMVNRVVRSEPGRQVGTVGQIRAEPGAPNVIPGRVVMSLELRDLDAAKVARLYGRIADESRAIGRDGGTTVAFAPITEHAPAPTDPRMRAIIADAARGLGLSTRALPSGAGHDAQEMARIAPTGMIFVPSVGGISHSPKEFTRPRDCANGANVLLQAVIAVDGRTFT, from the coding sequence ATGCGCCGGCGCGACTTCGTGCGGACGTTAGGCTGGACCGGCGGCGTCCTCGCCGGCGGCGCCCTCGCGCTCGGGCGTGCGGCCCGGGCGGACGCGCCCCCGCTCCGCATCGACGCCGCGCGCCTGGACGGCTGGCTCGCCGCGATGGGCGCGTTCGGGCGCAACGCGGAAGGGGGCGTGTCACGCACCGCGTACAGCGACGCCGACCGCGCGGGCCGGCAGTACGTGCGGCAGCTCATGACCGCCGCTGGCCTCGACGTCCGGGGCGACGCGGCGGGCAACATCCTCGGCCGGCGCGCGGGGCGCGAGAACGGCCTGCCGCCGATCCTCTTCGGCTCGCACGTCGACTCCGTCCCCGCCGGCGGCAACTACGACGGCCCGCTCGGCACCCTCGCCGCGGTCGAGGTCGCCCGCACGTTAGGCGACCGCGGCGTCGTCACCCGCCACCCGCTCGAGGTCGTGGCGTGGCAGAACGAGGAGGGCGGCCTCGTCGGCAGCCGGATCGCGAGCGGCGAGTTCCCCGCGCGCGAGCTCGACCGCGTGGCCGCGAGCGGGAAGGCAATCCGCGACGGCATCACGTTCCTCGGCGGCGACCCCGCCGCGCTCGCGAGCGCCCAACGCCGCCGCGGGGACGTCGCGGCCTACCTGGAGTTGCACGTCGAGCAGGGCGACACGCTCGAGCGCGCACGCGTCGACATCGGCGTCGTGGAGGGCATCGTCGGCATCTGGCAGTGGACGGTGACCGTGGACGGCTTCGCCAACCACGCCGGGACGACGCCGATGGACCGGCGGCAGGACGCGCTGCTGAGCGCGGCGCGGTTCATCGAAATGGTGAACCGCGTGGTGCGGAGCGAGCCGGGGCGACAGGTCGGCACGGTCGGGCAGATCCGCGCCGAACCGGGCGCGCCGAACGTGATCCCCGGCCGCGTGGTGATGAGTTTGGAACTGCGCGACCTCGACGCCGCAAAGGTGGCGCGCCTGTACGGGCGCATCGCCGACGAGTCGCGGGCGATCGGGCGGGACGGGGGCACGACGGTCGCCTTCGCGCCGATCACGGAGCACGCGCCGGCGCCGACGGACCCACGCATGCGCGCGATCATCGCGGACGCCGCGCGTGGGCTCGGGCTGTCCACCCGCGCGCTGCCGAGCGGGGCGGGGCACGACGCGCAGGAGATGGCGCGGATCGCGCCGACGGGGATGATCTTCGTGCCGAGCGTCGGCGGGATCAGCCACTCGCCGAAGGAGTTCACGCGGCCACGGGACTGCGCGAACGGGGCGAACGTCCTGCTGCAGGCGGTGATCGCGGTCGACGGGAGGACGTTCACGTGA
- a CDS encoding acetyl-CoA acetyltransferase produces the protein MHDAVIVSAVRTPIGRLGGALAAVRPDDLAALVVAEAVRRAGVAPDAVEEVYLGCANQAGEDNRNVARMAALLAGLPPSVAGVTVNRLCASGLAAVNQAARAIRCGEGDVYVAGGVESMTRAPYSLPKNPVAFGPPGNATAWDTALGWRYPNPRMEALFPLEQMGETAENVYELAQSGGVAGGGIGRAEQDRFALQSHARAVAAIDAGRFGAETVPVPVPQRRGDPVPFAVDEHPRGRRTPEGRYALDTSLEQLAALRPVFRAGGTVTAGNASGMNDGASALVLTSAARADSLGIRPLARWVASGAAGTDPRTMGLGPVGATRKALARAGIAVDDVDLVELNEAFAVQAIAVMRELGLREEITNVNGGAIALGHPLGSSGARVLTTLLHEMRRRADAGERMRYGLVTLCVGVGQGEAAVVELLG, from the coding sequence ATGCACGACGCCGTCATCGTCAGCGCGGTACGCACGCCCATCGGCCGGCTCGGCGGCGCGCTCGCCGCGGTGCGGCCCGACGACCTCGCGGCGCTCGTCGTCGCCGAGGCCGTGCGGCGCGCGGGCGTCGCCCCGGACGCGGTCGAGGAGGTCTACCTGGGCTGCGCCAACCAGGCGGGGGAAGACAACCGCAACGTGGCGCGCATGGCCGCCCTGCTCGCCGGCCTCCCGCCGAGCGTCGCGGGCGTGACGGTCAACCGGCTCTGCGCGAGCGGGCTTGCCGCCGTCAACCAGGCCGCGCGCGCGATCCGCTGCGGCGAGGGCGACGTCTACGTCGCCGGCGGGGTCGAGAGCATGACCCGCGCCCCGTACTCGCTCCCCAAGAACCCGGTCGCCTTCGGCCCGCCGGGCAACGCCACCGCGTGGGACACCGCGCTCGGCTGGCGCTATCCGAATCCCCGCATGGAAGCCCTCTTCCCGCTCGAGCAGATGGGCGAGACGGCGGAGAACGTCTACGAGCTCGCCCAGAGCGGCGGCGTCGCGGGCGGCGGGATCGGACGTGCGGAGCAGGACCGCTTCGCGCTCCAGAGCCACGCGCGCGCCGTCGCGGCGATCGACGCGGGGCGCTTCGGCGCGGAGACCGTGCCCGTCCCGGTGCCGCAGCGGCGCGGCGACCCGGTGCCCTTCGCCGTCGACGAACACCCGCGCGGCCGCCGCACGCCCGAGGGGCGCTACGCGCTCGACACGAGCCTCGAGCAGCTCGCGGCGCTCCGCCCCGTCTTCCGCGCCGGCGGCACGGTCACCGCCGGCAACGCGAGCGGGATGAACGACGGCGCGTCCGCCCTCGTGCTGACGTCGGCGGCGCGGGCGGATTCGTTAGGCATCCGCCCGCTCGCCCGCTGGGTCGCCTCGGGCGCGGCGGGGACCGACCCGCGCACGATGGGGCTCGGCCCCGTGGGCGCCACGCGCAAGGCGCTCGCCCGCGCGGGGATCGCGGTCGACGACGTCGACCTCGTCGAGCTGAACGAGGCGTTCGCGGTGCAGGCGATCGCTGTCATGCGCGAGCTGGGCCTCCGCGAGGAGATCACGAACGTCAACGGCGGCGCGATCGCGCTCGGCCACCCGCTCGGCTCCTCGGGGGCGCGCGTGCTCACGACGCTGCTCCACGAGATGCGCCGGCGCGCCGACGCCGGCGAACGGATGCGCTACGGCCTCGTCACGCTCTGCGTCGGCGTCGGCCAGGGCGAGGCCGCCGTCGTCGAACTCCTCGGCTGA
- a CDS encoding beta-glucuronidase gives MRRAAKVGAALGALLAVATLGAGAQPPRAPDLGPAADGSVVAPLITNVAGRRTTTLDGRWHTIVDPFETGYYNYRRRPDPNGYFRDHASAGPADLVEYDFARSPELAVPGDWNTQREDLRWYEGTVWYQTRFARAPAPGRRLFVHFGAANYEARAWLNGAELGVHEGGFTPFDFEITRLVRPGANDLVVKVDNRRRPDAVPTVNSDWWNYGGLTREVTLVETPATFVRDYVLQLDPAHPDRARGWVQLDGPAPRTPVTVRIPAAGLTQTVVPDSAGRAELTLDARRLARWSPARPTLYDVEVATADETVRDRIGFRTLAVRGTEILLNGRPIFLRGVAVHEEAPYDARRAFSRDDARTLLGWVHDLGGNFVRLAHYPHNEAMLRAADELGLLVWAEVPVYWTIAWENPATLASAERQLGEMIARDRNRAAVAFWSVANETPRDPNPESGPRLTFLRALVARARLLDSTRLVTAALEHRYATPTTIAIDDPLGRSLDVVGNNEYLGWYDGLPAKADSIAWTSAFDKPLVMSEFGGDARQGRHGPAGERWTEEYQADLYAHQVAMLRRIPFLAGMTPWILKDFRSPRRPLPGVEDYFNRKGLVSERGERKQAFEVLRRFYEERRAARPDP, from the coding sequence GTGAGGCGGGCCGCGAAGGTCGGCGCCGCACTCGGCGCGCTCCTCGCCGTCGCGACGTTAGGCGCGGGCGCGCAGCCGCCGCGCGCGCCCGACCTCGGCCCGGCCGCCGACGGGTCGGTCGTCGCGCCGCTCATCACCAACGTCGCGGGGCGCCGCACGACCACGCTCGACGGCCGCTGGCACACGATCGTCGACCCGTTCGAGACCGGGTACTACAACTACCGGCGGCGCCCGGACCCCAACGGGTACTTCCGCGACCACGCGTCCGCCGGCCCCGCCGACCTCGTCGAGTACGACTTCGCGCGCTCGCCGGAGCTCGCCGTCCCGGGCGACTGGAACACGCAGCGCGAGGACCTGCGCTGGTACGAGGGCACGGTCTGGTACCAGACGCGCTTCGCGCGCGCGCCCGCGCCCGGGCGGCGCCTCTTCGTCCACTTCGGCGCGGCCAACTACGAGGCGCGCGCGTGGCTCAACGGAGCGGAACTCGGCGTGCACGAGGGCGGCTTCACGCCGTTCGACTTCGAGATCACCCGCCTTGTTAGGCCGGGCGCCAACGACCTCGTCGTCAAGGTCGACAACCGACGGCGCCCCGACGCGGTGCCGACGGTCAACTCGGACTGGTGGAACTACGGCGGCCTCACGCGCGAGGTCACGCTCGTCGAGACGCCCGCGACGTTCGTGCGCGACTACGTGCTGCAGCTCGACCCCGCGCACCCCGACCGCGCCCGCGGCTGGGTCCAGCTCGACGGACCGGCCCCGCGCACGCCCGTGACGGTTCGGATCCCCGCGGCGGGCCTCACGCAAACGGTCGTCCCCGATTCCGCGGGCCGCGCCGAGCTCACGCTCGACGCGCGGCGGCTCGCGCGCTGGTCGCCCGCGCGTCCGACGCTCTACGACGTCGAGGTCGCGACGGCGGACGAGACGGTGCGCGACCGGATCGGGTTCCGCACGCTCGCGGTGCGCGGCACGGAGATCCTGCTCAACGGCCGGCCGATCTTCCTGCGCGGGGTCGCCGTCCACGAGGAGGCGCCCTACGACGCGCGCCGCGCCTTCAGCCGCGACGACGCGCGCACGCTGCTCGGCTGGGTCCACGACCTCGGCGGCAACTTCGTGCGCCTCGCCCACTACCCGCACAACGAGGCGATGCTGCGCGCGGCGGACGAGCTGGGGCTGCTCGTCTGGGCCGAGGTCCCGGTGTACTGGACGATCGCGTGGGAGAACCCGGCGACGCTCGCCTCGGCGGAGCGGCAGCTCGGCGAGATGATCGCGCGCGACCGGAACCGCGCCGCGGTCGCCTTCTGGTCGGTGGCGAACGAGACGCCGCGCGACCCGAACCCCGAGTCCGGCCCGCGGCTCACCTTCCTGCGCGCGCTCGTCGCGCGCGCGCGCCTGCTCGATTCGACCCGCCTCGTCACCGCGGCGCTCGAACACCGCTACGCGACCCCGACGACGATCGCGATCGACGATCCGTTAGGCCGCTCGCTCGACGTCGTCGGCAACAACGAGTACCTCGGCTGGTACGACGGGCTCCCCGCGAAGGCGGACAGCATCGCGTGGACGAGCGCGTTCGACAAGCCGCTCGTGATGAGCGAGTTCGGCGGGGACGCGCGGCAGGGGCGGCACGGGCCCGCCGGCGAGCGGTGGACGGAGGAGTACCAGGCGGACTTATACGCGCACCAGGTGGCGATGCTCCGGCGGATCCCGTTCCTCGCGGGGATGACGCCGTGGATCCTGAAGGACTTCCGCTCGCCGCGGCGGCCGCTGCCGGGGGTCGAGGACTACTTCAACCGGAAGGGGCTCGTGTCGGAGCGCGGGGAGCGGAAGCAGGCGTTCGAGGTGCTGCGGCGGTTCTACGAGGAGCGGCGGGCGGCGCGGCCGGATCCGTGA
- a CDS encoding beta-glucosidase, whose product MRTPPRLALALLAAPLAAGAQPAPAPPTQPTLGTRSAPILEQGGLRFRDLNRNGVLDPYEDWRLTPDARARDLVARMTLEEKAGTMMHGTARSAGRMGAAGAGAGYDTAANRALIDSAKVTSMITRLGGAAAELAAQNNALQEVAERGRLGVPVTVSTDPRHHFQYVLGATARTGGFSQWPEPLGLAAIGDAALVRRFGDVARQEYRAVGIHMALSPQADLATEPRWSRITGTFGEDAALAERLVRAYVEGFQHGAAGVDTAGVATVVKHWVGYGAQPEGFDSHNYYGRIATFPGGRLDYQIRPFLGAFAAHVAGVMPTYAILKGATWDGRPVEPVGAGFNRQLLTDMLRGRYGFRGVVLTDWAVTNDCNARCRDGAPAGERPSFADIGMPWGVEALPMRARFVKAVRAGVDQFGGTERADLLVAAVRAGELTGARLDSSVVRVLAQKFALGLFENPYVDAAAAALRVGTDAFRAAGEDAQRRALVLLENKPVRGRPLLPLGPRVRKVWLHRVDSTVAARYGWTVVADPREADVAIVRADAPFETLHPGYVFGAMQHEGNLAFRDGNADYEAIKRASAVVPTVVTVYLDRPAILTDVRGRAGALLGNFGVSDAALLDVLTGRAKAEGRLPFQLPSSMADVTAQRPDVAGDLARPLYGLGYRRRE is encoded by the coding sequence ATGCGCACGCCACCCCGCCTCGCGCTCGCCCTGCTCGCCGCGCCGCTCGCGGCCGGCGCGCAGCCCGCCCCCGCCCCGCCCACGCAGCCCACGCTCGGCACGCGCTCCGCCCCGATCCTCGAGCAGGGCGGACTCCGCTTCCGCGACCTCAACCGGAACGGCGTCCTCGACCCGTACGAGGACTGGCGCCTCACGCCCGACGCGCGCGCCCGCGACCTCGTCGCGCGCATGACGCTCGAGGAGAAGGCCGGCACGATGATGCACGGCACCGCGCGCAGCGCGGGCCGGATGGGCGCCGCGGGCGCCGGCGCCGGGTACGACACGGCCGCGAACCGCGCCCTGATCGACAGCGCGAAGGTGACGAGCATGATCACGCGCCTCGGCGGCGCGGCCGCGGAACTCGCCGCGCAGAACAACGCGCTCCAGGAGGTCGCCGAGCGCGGGCGGCTCGGCGTCCCGGTCACCGTGAGCACCGACCCGCGGCACCACTTCCAGTACGTGCTGGGCGCGACCGCGCGCACCGGCGGCTTCTCGCAGTGGCCCGAGCCGTTAGGCCTCGCCGCGATCGGCGACGCCGCCCTCGTCCGCCGCTTCGGCGACGTCGCACGGCAAGAGTACCGCGCCGTCGGCATCCACATGGCGCTCTCCCCGCAGGCCGACCTCGCCACCGAGCCGCGCTGGAGCCGGATCACCGGCACCTTCGGCGAGGACGCGGCGCTCGCGGAGCGGCTCGTGCGCGCCTACGTCGAGGGCTTCCAGCACGGCGCCGCGGGCGTCGACACGGCGGGCGTGGCGACGGTCGTCAAGCACTGGGTCGGCTACGGCGCACAGCCCGAGGGCTTCGACAGCCACAATTATTACGGCCGTATCGCGACCTTCCCGGGCGGCCGCCTCGACTACCAGATCCGCCCCTTCCTCGGCGCGTTCGCCGCGCACGTCGCGGGCGTGATGCCGACCTACGCCATCCTCAAGGGCGCCACGTGGGACGGCCGCCCCGTCGAGCCGGTCGGGGCCGGGTTCAACCGTCAGCTGCTGACCGACATGCTCCGCGGCCGGTACGGCTTCCGCGGCGTGGTGCTCACCGACTGGGCGGTCACCAACGACTGCAACGCCCGCTGCCGCGACGGCGCCCCCGCCGGCGAGCGCCCCTCGTTCGCCGACATCGGGATGCCGTGGGGGGTCGAGGCGCTCCCGATGCGCGCGCGTTTCGTCAAGGCGGTGCGGGCGGGCGTCGACCAGTTCGGCGGGACCGAGCGGGCCGACCTGCTCGTCGCGGCGGTGCGCGCGGGCGAGCTGACCGGGGCGCGGCTCGACAGCTCGGTCGTCCGCGTACTCGCGCAGAAGTTCGCGCTCGGTCTCTTCGAGAACCCGTACGTCGACGCGGCCGCGGCGGCGCTGCGCGTCGGCACCGACGCGTTCCGCGCCGCGGGGGAGGACGCCCAGCGCCGCGCGCTGGTGCTGCTCGAGAACAAGCCCGTGCGCGGGCGCCCGCTCCTCCCGCTCGGCCCGCGCGTGCGCAAGGTGTGGCTACACCGCGTCGACTCGACGGTCGCGGCGCGCTACGGCTGGACCGTGGTGGCCGACCCGCGCGAGGCGGACGTCGCGATCGTGCGCGCCGACGCGCCGTTCGAGACGCTGCACCCGGGCTACGTGTTCGGCGCGATGCAGCACGAGGGGAACCTCGCGTTCCGCGACGGCAACGCGGACTACGAGGCGATCAAGCGCGCGAGCGCCGTCGTGCCGACGGTCGTCACGGTCTACCTCGACCGCCCGGCGATCCTCACCGACGTGCGCGGCCGGGCGGGCGCGCTGCTCGGGAACTTCGGCGTGAGCGACGCGGCGCTGCTCGACGTGCTCACGGGCCGGGCGAAGGCCGAGGGGCGGCTGCCGTTCCAGCTCCCGTCGTCGATGGCGGACGTCACGGCGCAGCGGCCCGACGTGGCGGGCGACCTCGCGCGGCCGCTCTACGGGCTGGGGTACCGGCGGCGGGAGTGA
- a CDS encoding Xaa-Pro dipeptidase, with the protein MTTPRHALAPALLAAALAGGPAAGAAQSTAVRFGRLVDGTGAVVRDAVVVVDGDHVTRVGSGDAAVPAGARVVDLRRYTGIPGLVDAHTHMTFWWDRAPGTRPWAQLGTLGAAVTVFLAQENARRTLETGVTTVRDLGSWEYTDLAMRELINRGAMVGPRMFVAGYGLQITNAPYRPGGAPPGPGQADGVAEVERVARQQLAAGADWVKMYGSTGSDQDVTGFQTFGYDEMKAAADVAHRAGKRLAVHSYGPDGARDAVRAGAESVEHATDMDDATLAEMARRGTVYVPTVEHNRYYIAHRAEYGYDQAAADRLEAYVQRNFATLRRAVRAHVPIAMGSDAVFTGFGENTRELAWFVKAGMTPAEALATATTNGAALLGMRGRIGVVAPGAFADLVAVDGDPLADVEVVIRGVRWVMKGGRVVVDSTHAGAR; encoded by the coding sequence GTGACCACGCCCCGGCACGCCCTCGCGCCCGCCCTCCTCGCCGCCGCGCTCGCCGGCGGCCCGGCGGCCGGCGCCGCGCAGTCCACCGCGGTCCGCTTCGGGCGGCTCGTCGACGGCACGGGCGCGGTCGTCCGAGACGCCGTCGTGGTCGTCGACGGCGACCACGTGACGCGGGTAGGGTCCGGCGACGCCGCCGTGCCGGCGGGCGCGCGCGTCGTCGACCTGCGCCGCTACACGGGCATCCCCGGGCTCGTCGACGCGCACACGCACATGACCTTCTGGTGGGACCGCGCGCCCGGCACGCGGCCGTGGGCGCAGCTCGGCACCCTCGGCGCCGCGGTCACGGTCTTCCTCGCCCAGGAGAACGCGCGCCGCACGCTCGAAACGGGCGTGACGACGGTGCGCGACCTCGGCTCGTGGGAGTACACCGACCTCGCGATGCGCGAGCTCATCAACCGCGGCGCGATGGTCGGGCCGCGCATGTTCGTGGCCGGCTACGGACTGCAGATCACGAACGCGCCCTACCGCCCCGGCGGGGCCCCGCCCGGGCCCGGGCAGGCCGACGGCGTCGCGGAGGTCGAGCGCGTCGCGCGGCAGCAGCTCGCCGCGGGCGCCGACTGGGTGAAGATGTACGGCTCGACGGGGAGCGATCAGGACGTGACCGGCTTCCAGACGTTCGGTTACGACGAGATGAAGGCCGCGGCCGACGTCGCGCACCGCGCGGGGAAGCGGCTCGCGGTCCACTCGTACGGGCCCGACGGCGCGCGCGACGCCGTGCGCGCGGGCGCGGAGTCGGTCGAGCACGCGACCGACATGGACGACGCCACGCTCGCGGAGATGGCGCGGCGGGGCACGGTCTACGTGCCGACGGTCGAGCACAACCGGTATTACATCGCCCACCGCGCCGAATACGGCTACGACCAGGCCGCGGCGGACCGGCTGGAGGCGTACGTGCAGCGCAACTTCGCCACGCTCCGGCGCGCGGTGCGGGCCCACGTGCCGATCGCGATGGGCTCGGACGCGGTGTTCACCGGCTTCGGCGAGAACACGCGCGAGCTCGCGTGGTTCGTGAAGGCGGGCATGACGCCCGCCGAGGCGCTCGCGACGGCGACGACCAACGGCGCGGCGCTGCTCGGGATGCGGGGGCGGATCGGCGTGGTGGCCCCGGGGGCGTTCGCCGACCTCGTCGCGGTCGACGGCGACCCGCTCGCGGACGTCGAGGTCGTCATCCGCGGCGTGCGGTGGGTGATGAAGGGCGGGCGGGTGGTCGTGGACAGCACGCACGCCGGGGCGCGCTGA
- a CDS encoding hypothetical protein (possible pseudo due to internal stop codon), producing MGPILADYRTAPIDERVRATLGLLETFTLRPEQLTPDDVRAVLAAGVTREAVRDAFYVAFLFNTYDRLADTLGWELPDARYYPKSGRHLLKNGYL from the coding sequence ATGGGGCCGATCCTCGCCGACTACCGGACGGCGCCCATCGACGAGCGGGTGCGCGCGACGCTCGGACTCCTCGAGACGTTCACGCTCCGCCCGGAGCAGCTCACGCCGGACGACGTGCGCGCGGTGCTCGCGGCCGGGGTGACGCGCGAGGCGGTGCGCGACGCGTTCTACGTCGCGTTCCTCTTCAACACGTACGACCGGCTGGCCGACACGCTCGGCTGGGAGCTGCCGGACGCGCGCTACTACCCGAAGTCGGGACGGCACCTGCTCAAGAACGGCTATCTATAG
- a CDS encoding amino acid permease, with translation MNPQRPPTHGGGPAPRPPDARRRFGLLPATALNMTNMIGVGPFITVPLLMSALGGPQAMLGWLVALVVVVCDGMVWSELGAAMPGPGGSFQYLREAFGRERFGRLMAFLFVWQFVLSGPLEIASGYIGFADYAGYVWTGLTRAGTIALVTAVGLLNVALLYRRIDSIARVTVLLWAGTLVTVLAVIATGAAHFDRRVAFDFPPGAFAFSLGFFLGLGAASRVGIYDYLGYYDVCYIGDEVRDPGRVIPRSILISTAAVAVIYVGINLSIIGVVPWREFVPAESHPASAFVVSVFMQKVYGPRVATAFTLLILWTTFGSVFALLLGYSRVPAAAADAGYFFRAFARRHPTAGFPYVSLLVLGALSIAAAFSSLGTVIDALIVTRILVQFVGQVCGLMLLRRRAPAMPRPYRMWLYPVPALVALLGWAFVFATTQPQVIGFGVGVLGLGCLAFLAWARRTGGWPFRTRRPDDGPDIAADESAVPVLGTAPASG, from the coding sequence ATGAACCCGCAGCGCCCCCCGACGCACGGCGGCGGCCCGGCACCCCGGCCGCCCGACGCCCGCCGGCGGTTCGGCCTCCTGCCGGCCACCGCGCTGAACATGACGAACATGATCGGCGTCGGGCCGTTCATCACCGTCCCGCTGCTCATGTCGGCCCTCGGCGGCCCGCAGGCCATGCTCGGCTGGCTCGTGGCGCTCGTGGTCGTGGTCTGCGACGGGATGGTGTGGAGCGAACTCGGCGCGGCGATGCCGGGCCCGGGCGGGTCGTTCCAGTACCTGCGCGAGGCCTTCGGGCGCGAGCGCTTCGGGCGCCTGATGGCCTTCCTGTTCGTGTGGCAGTTCGTGCTCAGCGGGCCGCTCGAGATCGCCTCGGGGTACATCGGCTTCGCCGACTACGCGGGGTACGTCTGGACGGGGCTGACGCGCGCCGGGACGATCGCGCTCGTGACCGCGGTCGGGCTGCTCAACGTCGCGCTGCTCTACCGGCGCATCGACTCGATCGCGCGGGTCACCGTGCTGCTCTGGGCCGGCACGCTCGTCACCGTCCTCGCCGTGATCGCGACGGGGGCCGCGCACTTCGACCGGCGCGTCGCGTTCGACTTCCCCCCGGGCGCGTTCGCCTTTTCGTTAGGCTTCTTCCTCGGGCTCGGCGCCGCCTCGCGCGTGGGGATCTACGACTACCTGGGTTACTACGACGTCTGCTACATCGGCGACGAGGTGCGCGACCCGGGGCGGGTGATCCCGCGGTCGATCCTCATCAGCACCGCGGCCGTCGCGGTGATCTACGTCGGCATCAACCTCTCGATCATCGGCGTGGTCCCGTGGCGGGAGTTCGTGCCCGCCGAGTCGCACCCGGCGTCGGCGTTCGTGGTCTCGGTGTTCATGCAGAAGGTGTACGGCCCGCGCGTCGCGACCGCGTTCACCCTGCTCATCCTCTGGACCACCTTCGGGTCGGTGTTCGCGCTCCTGCTCGGGTACTCGCGGGTGCCGGCGGCCGCGGCGGACGCCGGGTACTTCTTCCGCGCCTTCGCGCGCCGCCACCCGACGGCGGGGTTCCCGTACGTCTCCCTGCTCGTGCTCGGTGCGCTCTCGATCGCCGCGGCGTTCTCCTCGCTCGGCACGGTGATCGACGCGCTCATCGTGACGCGCATCCTCGTGCAGTTCGTCGGCCAGGTGTGCGGGCTGATGCTGCTGCGCCGGCGGGCGCCCGCGATGCCCCGGCCGTACCGGATGTGGCTCTACCCGGTCCCGGCGTTAGTCGCGCTGCTGGGCTGGGCGTTCGTGTTTGCGACCACGCAGCCGCAGGTGATCGGGTTCGGCGTCGGCGTGCTGGGGCTGGGCTGCCTGGCGTTCCTCGCCTGGGCGCGGCGCACCGGCGGGTGGCCGTTCCGGACCCGGCGGCCCGACGACGGCCCCGACATCGCGGCCGACGAGTCGGCGGTGCCGGTGCTCGGAACAGCGCCGGCGTCCGGCTGA